In a single window of the Gracilimonas sp. genome:
- a CDS encoding ABC transporter transmembrane domain-containing protein, translated as MSKNPEKENKSIKSLWLTLKQIFALSKPYRVRFYAATIVTILASAVWLTVPLGLRELLDAVFESGNNELLNWLAMGLFGLFVLQAAFSFFGNYHLEWVGERVVTDLRKKVYEHLHRLGFKFFAERRLGEITSRLTNDVGSIRTALTDSLPQLLTISFSLIGSVSLMVVLNWRLSMVIFVTVPFVTLATRYFGQKIRHLSKDIQDELADSTAVAEDALGAVRLVKAFVREDYEVGRYQTAVEKLFKTARRKMVLTQLFWSGVGIMFMSTLVIIFWYGGKEVLADRLTAGDLVAFIIYALNISRSISQTSRLYTAVNTAAGASERIFELLEETPEIENNPDARAITEVHGEVEVENLWFSYEGEKDVLKGISFKAEAGKTIALVGPSGAGKTTLLNLIPRFYDPQKGSISVDGNNIQDLKFKSLREHISIVPQEVHLFGTTIRENITYGKLEATDEEVIQAAKDANAHDFIMQTENGYDSLIGEKGVKLSGGQRQRLAIARAILKNPAILLLDEATSSLDSESEAQVQEALVRLMTNRTTFVIAHRLSTVQHADRILVLDEGKIVEQGTHIELIGRNGLYSHLYELQFRDLDEPKVL; from the coding sequence ATGAGTAAGAATCCCGAAAAAGAGAATAAATCAATTAAGTCGCTTTGGCTCACGCTGAAGCAGATATTTGCTCTTAGCAAGCCGTATCGTGTGCGCTTTTATGCAGCAACAATAGTCACCATATTAGCATCAGCTGTATGGCTTACAGTTCCTTTGGGGTTGAGGGAATTACTGGATGCGGTTTTTGAATCGGGTAATAACGAGTTATTAAACTGGCTGGCAATGGGGCTGTTCGGGCTTTTTGTGCTTCAGGCAGCATTCTCCTTTTTCGGAAATTATCACCTGGAGTGGGTGGGAGAACGCGTGGTTACTGATCTGCGTAAAAAAGTATATGAGCATCTGCACCGGTTGGGGTTTAAGTTCTTTGCTGAGCGCAGACTGGGTGAAATTACCTCACGACTTACGAATGATGTCGGCTCAATCAGAACAGCTTTGACGGATTCACTTCCTCAGTTACTAACTATTTCTTTTTCGCTGATTGGTTCTGTCTCATTGATGGTAGTTCTGAACTGGCGGCTTAGCATGGTGATTTTTGTTACGGTACCTTTTGTCACTTTGGCAACCCGCTATTTTGGTCAGAAGATCCGTCATCTTTCCAAAGATATTCAGGACGAACTTGCTGACTCTACCGCCGTGGCAGAAGATGCCCTTGGAGCTGTTCGCCTGGTGAAAGCATTTGTGCGGGAAGATTATGAAGTGGGCCGTTATCAAACAGCAGTAGAAAAATTATTTAAGACGGCCCGCCGAAAAATGGTGCTAACCCAGCTGTTCTGGTCGGGTGTGGGAATCATGTTTATGAGCACTTTGGTTATCATATTTTGGTACGGCGGGAAAGAAGTACTTGCAGATCGGCTCACTGCCGGAGATCTAGTTGCGTTCATTATTTATGCATTAAACATTTCACGATCAATCAGCCAGACATCCAGATTGTATACAGCTGTAAATACTGCAGCTGGAGCTTCGGAACGTATTTTTGAACTTCTAGAAGAAACCCCTGAAATAGAGAATAATCCTGATGCGAGAGCCATAACTGAAGTGCATGGAGAAGTGGAAGTTGAGAATTTGTGGTTCAGTTACGAAGGAGAAAAAGATGTATTGAAAGGTATATCATTCAAAGCCGAAGCCGGAAAAACGATAGCACTGGTAGGGCCTAGCGGGGCGGGGAAAACCACGCTGTTAAATTTAATCCCAAGATTCTATGATCCTCAAAAAGGTTCTATTTCTGTAGATGGAAATAATATTCAGGATTTGAAGTTTAAATCTCTTCGCGAACATATTTCCATTGTACCTCAGGAAGTTCATCTGTTTGGTACTACTATCCGGGAAAACATTACATACGGGAAACTGGAAGCTACTGATGAGGAAGTTATACAGGCAGCTAAAGATGCAAATGCCCACGACTTCATCATGCAAACGGAAAATGGATATGATTCTTTAATCGGAGAGAAGGGAGTTAAGCTGAGTGGTGGACAGCGCCAAAGGTTGGCCATAGCAAGAGCAATTCTCAAAAATCCCGCTATTCTGTTATTGGATGAGGCAACATCTTCTCTGGATTCGGAATCAGAGGCCCAGGTTCAGGAAGCCCTGGTTCGGCTTATGACAAATCGTACTACTTTTGTAATTGCTCATCGTTTATCAACGGTTCAGCATGCAGATAGAATACTTGTGTTGGACGAAGGAAAGATTGTGGAGCAGGGAACCCATATCGAATTAATTGGACGGAATGGACTCTATAGTCACCTTTACGAATTACAGTTTCGTGATTTAGACGAGCCTAAAGTTCTATAG
- a CDS encoding NfeD family protein translates to MDSEILTWIFLIGGILLMFLEAVLPGGVAFLLGFSGLGVGILRYFGFLQDPFTATFVWLMSSTILTIAIRPFINKYFKGETSYKFADEDYEAMDQIAEVTEPINDLDNEGRIRFQGISWQARSLEGEIPTGVQVRIKYRDNTTWIVEPVDIIESKKNQLKDSNQS, encoded by the coding sequence ATGGATAGCGAAATTCTGACGTGGATTTTTTTAATCGGGGGTATTCTGTTAATGTTCCTGGAGGCAGTCCTTCCCGGAGGCGTGGCATTTCTTCTTGGGTTTAGCGGTTTGGGAGTGGGTATTCTCAGATACTTTGGCTTTCTGCAAGACCCGTTTACAGCAACATTTGTCTGGCTGATGTCGTCAACTATTCTAACCATTGCTATTCGTCCATTCATCAACAAATATTTTAAAGGAGAAACTTCCTACAAATTTGCCGACGAAGATTATGAAGCAATGGACCAAATCGCCGAAGTCACTGAACCAATTAACGACCTGGATAATGAAGGCCGTATCAGGTTTCAGGGAATTTCCTGGCAGGCGCGTTCGCTGGAAGGTGAAATCCCAACCGGAGTGCAGGTTCGAATAAAATACCGGGATAACACAACCTGGATTGTAGAACCAGTAGATATTATAGAATCAAAGAAAAACCAACTTAAAGACTCAAACCAAAGCTAA
- a CDS encoding stomatin-like protein, whose translation MWTTILVVIVLSYFVLTRLFQIVEMREEVIQERLGKYKKTLKPGFHFLIPFVDRPAYSQEMREQVLDVPSQTCITKDNIEVAVDGLVYLKVMNSHKASYGISDYQAAAVNLAQTTMRSEIGKMTLDDTFSEREKMNENIVREIDKAADPWGIKVMRYEIKNIRPSSEIVDTMERQMEAERAKRAEITNSEGHRQARIYESEGEQQSQVLISEAQRQRRINEAKGRAKEIELVANATAKGLRRVAEAIQKPGGDIAVKTKLVEQYIKQFGNIIQNSNVSVLPTETANLKTFFEGVSTISDHTKNPTNKTKTSNRGEQ comes from the coding sequence ATGTGGACCACAATTTTAGTAGTAATCGTTTTATCCTACTTCGTGCTGACACGGCTCTTTCAAATCGTGGAAATGCGTGAAGAAGTTATTCAGGAGCGACTAGGGAAATACAAAAAGACTCTTAAACCTGGGTTTCACTTCCTGATTCCGTTTGTAGACCGGCCCGCGTACAGCCAGGAAATGCGAGAGCAAGTGTTGGATGTACCAAGCCAAACATGTATCACCAAAGACAATATTGAAGTTGCAGTAGATGGCCTCGTGTACCTGAAGGTAATGAACTCTCATAAAGCCAGCTATGGAATTTCGGATTACCAGGCAGCAGCTGTGAACCTTGCCCAAACCACAATGCGAAGTGAAATCGGTAAAATGACGCTGGATGATACCTTTTCAGAACGAGAAAAAATGAATGAAAACATCGTTCGTGAGATTGATAAGGCTGCAGATCCATGGGGGATCAAAGTGATGCGATATGAAATAAAGAACATCCGCCCTTCCAGTGAAATTGTGGATACTATGGAGCGGCAAATGGAAGCTGAGCGAGCCAAACGAGCTGAGATTACAAATTCCGAAGGTCATAGACAGGCACGCATCTATGAGTCTGAAGGTGAACAACAAAGCCAGGTTTTGATTTCTGAAGCTCAGCGTCAGCGAAGAATCAACGAAGCAAAGGGACGGGCTAAAGAGATAGAATTGGTTGCCAATGCAACAGCTAAAGGACTTAGGAGAGTAGCTGAAGCGATTCAAAAACCAGGCGGAGATATCGCAGTTAAAACCAAGCTTGTTGAACAATACATCAAACAGTTTGGTAATATTATACAAAACTCAAATGTGTCGGTTCTCCCTACCGAAACGGCAAATCTTAAAACCTTTTTTGAAGGTGTAAGTACTATCAGCGACCACACAAAAAATCCAACAAACAAAACCAAAACATCTAACCGAGGAGAGCAATAA
- a CDS encoding stomatin-like protein has translation MEIMETISQVLLGVFSVFVMYKFIRSLRLVPNQYAYIVERLGNYQKTLGPGFHALIPFVDKVVYKQDLREETIEVEPQECFTKDNVKVEVDGVIYLSVMDPVNASYGVTNYRYAAVQLAQTTTRSVLGNMELDQTFEERAAMSREVVSVLSEVEQLWGIKVHRYEIKNILTPRTVQKAMERQMTAERDRRAIIAKSEGVKGSKVNDAEGMRAEIINISEAEMQRRINEAEGQAEEILSIAEATAKSIEEIAGALSQPKGKEAMQLQLSEKYLTVLSGLGRDENSVILPKDISNYDAVMNGLSLDELTVKKKES, from the coding sequence ATGGAAATCATGGAGACAATTAGTCAGGTTTTATTAGGTGTATTTTCGGTTTTTGTAATGTATAAATTCATTCGCTCACTACGGTTGGTTCCCAACCAGTACGCATACATTGTTGAGCGTTTGGGGAATTATCAAAAGACATTAGGCCCCGGTTTTCATGCTCTTATCCCCTTTGTAGACAAGGTCGTTTATAAACAGGATTTGCGTGAGGAAACCATCGAGGTAGAACCACAGGAATGTTTCACCAAAGACAATGTGAAAGTGGAGGTAGATGGCGTAATCTATCTGAGTGTGATGGATCCTGTTAACGCAAGTTATGGCGTCACCAACTACCGGTATGCTGCCGTACAACTTGCCCAGACCACAACCCGTTCTGTTTTGGGTAATATGGAGCTGGATCAAACTTTTGAAGAGCGGGCTGCTATGAGCCGCGAAGTTGTAAGTGTGCTTAGTGAAGTTGAACAGCTATGGGGTATTAAGGTACATCGCTATGAGATTAAGAACATTCTGACCCCTCGTACCGTCCAAAAAGCCATGGAAAGACAAATGACGGCGGAGCGCGACCGCAGGGCTATTATTGCTAAGTCTGAAGGTGTAAAAGGTTCTAAAGTAAATGATGCTGAAGGGATGAGAGCCGAAATCATTAATATCTCCGAAGCCGAAATGCAGCGCCGTATTAATGAAGCTGAAGGTCAGGCCGAGGAAATTTTATCCATCGCAGAAGCAACGGCAAAATCTATTGAAGAAATAGCAGGAGCGCTCTCCCAGCCAAAGGGTAAAGAGGCAATGCAACTTCAACTTTCTGAGAAATATCTGACCGTTCTCTCGGGGCTTGGCAGAGATGAAAACAGCGTAATTCTGCCAAAGGATATTTCCAACTACGATGCTGTTATGAATGGCCTCTCGCTTGATGAACTGACAGTAAAGAAAAAGGAAAGTTGA
- a CDS encoding phospho-sugar mutase: MNALDPAVQEKIDKWLNGSYDKETKSAIQQKLDDKKFDELTDAFYKDLEFGTGGLRGIMGIGSNRVNKYTFGIATQGLSNFLKKEYPDQDLKVAIAHDCRNNSEQLAKVVADVFTANGIKVYYFDALRPTPELSFAIRELGCQSGVMLTASHNPKEYNGYKAYGANGGQFVSPYDKMVMEEVQKIDSVDDVNFNGNDKLIEVIGWEMDEKYLKALTDLSVSEEAIKRQKDLKIVFSPIHGTSRNLVPEVLKRYGFENVTVVEEQMTVDGNFPTVVYPNPEEKEALNMALEKAKEIDADLVMATDPDADRVGIAVKDMTGEFVLLNGNQTGSLIINYMLTAWEQAGKITGNEYIVKTIVTSYLIDRIAKAKGVECFNTLTGFKYIGELMTGLEGKKQFIAGGEESYGYLIGDHVRDKDAVVSCAIIAEMTAFYKDQGTSLYEAMLDMYVEHGFFRENLVSVTKKGKSGAEEIQQMMMNFRANPPKKLGGSQVVTVKDYQTAKSKNIATGEVTDIDLPTSNVLQFITEDGAIVSARPSGTEPKIKFYCSVNTNLMSTEDYNQVSATLDKKIEMMIESLKS; the protein is encoded by the coding sequence ATGAACGCATTAGATCCGGCTGTACAAGAAAAAATTGACAAATGGTTAAACGGAAGCTATGACAAGGAAACCAAATCAGCCATTCAACAAAAACTCGACGATAAGAAATTCGATGAGTTGACTGATGCATTTTATAAGGACCTGGAATTCGGCACTGGCGGACTTCGCGGGATCATGGGAATTGGTTCAAACCGTGTTAATAAATATACGTTTGGTATTGCCACCCAAGGCTTAAGTAATTTCCTGAAAAAAGAATATCCTGATCAGGATCTCAAAGTTGCCATTGCTCATGATTGTCGGAATAATTCTGAACAGTTGGCGAAAGTTGTTGCTGACGTCTTCACCGCTAATGGAATTAAAGTGTATTACTTTGATGCCCTGCGCCCTACCCCAGAGTTATCTTTTGCCATCAGAGAGCTTGGCTGCCAAAGTGGGGTGATGCTAACGGCATCCCACAATCCCAAAGAATACAATGGATACAAGGCCTATGGCGCTAATGGCGGACAGTTTGTATCTCCCTATGATAAAATGGTAATGGAGGAAGTTCAGAAAATTGACAGCGTTGATGATGTCAACTTTAATGGAAATGATAAGCTGATTGAAGTTATTGGCTGGGAAATGGACGAAAAATACCTGAAGGCTCTTACAGATTTATCTGTATCTGAAGAGGCTATAAAAAGGCAAAAGGATTTGAAGATCGTATTCTCTCCTATTCACGGAACTTCGCGAAACCTGGTACCGGAGGTTTTAAAACGATACGGATTTGAAAACGTAACTGTGGTCGAAGAACAAATGACGGTTGATGGCAACTTCCCTACGGTTGTATATCCCAACCCTGAGGAAAAAGAAGCACTCAATATGGCATTAGAAAAAGCTAAAGAAATTGATGCTGATCTGGTTATGGCTACCGATCCGGATGCAGACCGGGTTGGAATTGCCGTGAAAGATATGACTGGAGAATTTGTGCTCCTGAACGGAAATCAGACAGGTTCACTCATAATCAATTATATGCTAACGGCATGGGAACAAGCTGGCAAAATAACCGGCAATGAGTACATCGTTAAAACGATCGTTACTTCTTACCTTATTGATCGCATAGCCAAAGCTAAAGGAGTGGAATGCTTTAATACCTTAACAGGATTTAAATATATTGGTGAATTAATGACCGGGCTTGAAGGTAAAAAGCAGTTTATAGCCGGTGGAGAAGAAAGCTATGGCTACCTGATAGGCGATCATGTGAGAGACAAAGATGCGGTTGTGTCCTGCGCTATTATCGCAGAAATGACTGCTTTCTATAAAGATCAGGGAACCAGCTTGTATGAAGCGATGCTCGATATGTATGTAGAGCATGGATTTTTCCGTGAAAACCTGGTTTCGGTGACAAAGAAAGGAAAGTCAGGTGCGGAAGAAATTCAGCAGATGATGATGAATTTCAGAGCCAATCCACCAAAAAAACTGGGAGGTTCTCAGGTTGTGACAGTTAAAGATTATCAGACTGCCAAGTCTAAAAATATCGCCACTGGAGAAGTAACCGATATCGACTTGCCAACATCAAATGTTTTGCAGTTTATTACGGAAGATGGTGCCATCGTATCCGCAAGACCTTCCGGAACTGAACCAAAAATTAAATTCTACTGCAGTGTTAATACAAACCTGATGAGTACAGAAGATTACAATCAGGTTTCGGCTACTCTCGACAAAAAAATTGAAATGATGATTGAGAGCTTAAAGAGCTAA
- a CDS encoding GAF domain-containing sensor histidine kinase, producing METSVLNPVPEKELERILELSAFDLDYSGLDPLLKDLAKLAAKIAETEICLINLIDSFTQWTVASYGLYIEQMPRKEGICQYTILSEQAFEVQDLSTDKRFRERKYVAYPPRLKYYFGIPLITSKGFKIGTLCMLDANSKRITKEKAELLKIISSEIVERLETRKKVEKLQSGLIAGYNFKRKLNHDIRGPIGGILGLIQLIKDQDLEKQVGEIVRYLDLIEKAGNNLLDITNERLSSEKQNGERKPGEQEFNLLTLKEKLKELYEPQAQIKDIDLTIANHQQCEDLPFPKSKVLQIAGNLISNVIQFTLEGEMVMVRQEYKCASKSNYLLLTIKNTGSKLTNDQIGQIFNNNQDLNQKGIALNLQAIRLLLKKAGGTLSISDEGDRGNRFDIELPVMLTKK from the coding sequence ATGGAAACCAGTGTATTGAATCCAGTTCCTGAAAAGGAATTAGAAAGGATATTAGAATTATCTGCATTTGATTTAGACTATTCGGGTTTAGATCCTTTACTAAAGGATTTGGCAAAGTTAGCAGCTAAGATTGCGGAAACTGAAATCTGTCTTATCAACCTGATAGATTCTTTCACCCAGTGGACCGTCGCATCCTACGGCTTATATATAGAACAAATGCCCAGAAAGGAAGGTATTTGTCAATACACGATATTGAGTGAGCAGGCTTTTGAAGTTCAAGACCTGAGTACGGACAAGAGGTTCAGAGAAAGGAAATATGTAGCTTATCCTCCAAGGCTCAAATATTATTTCGGAATACCACTTATAACCAGCAAGGGGTTTAAAATTGGTACATTGTGCATGCTAGATGCCAACTCAAAAAGAATAACCAAGGAAAAAGCTGAGCTTCTAAAAATTATATCCAGCGAAATTGTAGAACGACTTGAAACCCGCAAGAAGGTTGAAAAATTACAGTCCGGATTAATAGCGGGATATAATTTTAAAAGAAAACTGAATCATGATATCCGCGGACCTATTGGTGGTATTCTTGGTTTGATTCAGCTTATTAAAGATCAGGATCTAGAGAAACAGGTTGGTGAGATTGTCCGCTACCTGGACTTAATTGAAAAAGCAGGTAATAATTTACTGGACATTACCAATGAAAGGCTTTCATCAGAAAAGCAAAATGGGGAAAGAAAACCGGGTGAACAGGAATTCAATTTATTGACTCTGAAAGAAAAGCTTAAGGAGTTATATGAGCCACAGGCTCAAATCAAAGATATTGACCTTACTATTGCTAATCACCAGCAGTGCGAAGACTTGCCTTTTCCAAAAAGTAAGGTCCTTCAAATTGCAGGAAACCTCATTTCAAATGTTATACAGTTTACCTTAGAGGGAGAAATGGTCATGGTGAGGCAGGAGTATAAATGCGCTTCAAAATCAAATTACCTGTTACTGACTATCAAAAATACAGGATCAAAGTTAACCAATGATCAAATCGGTCAGATTTTTAATAACAACCAGGATTTAAATCAAAAAGGTATAGCTCTGAATCTTCAGGCGATTCGTTTGTTGCTGAAAAAAGCCGGGGGGACTTTGTCCATATCTGATGAGGGGGATAGAGGCAACAGGTTCGATATTGAGCTTCCCGTTATGCTTACAAAAAAATGA
- the dprA gene encoding DNA-processing protein DprA: MGKNKKKRRVLVALSLIPGFGSRRIYKLLKNIDEPEEIFSLGKRKLRSIEGIGEASALSILAFDSWEKVDALISETEKTGSEIITIGDPDYPPLLKQIYDPPALFWIKGNPEALSKPGVAVVGTRNTSAYGRNMAKKLTGELAEQGLCIFSGLAYGIDSIAHQTALEHNASTVAVLGSGIDNLYPKKNADLANRIVKSGGAVITEFTLGTNPDAGNFPVRNRIVSGMSLGVLVVESGIKGGSMITADLGLDQNREVFAVPHPLGSPSGTGCNYLIKRGAAKLVQTVDDIMEELPVEHSSGAEISQEEKKVNWRDKELDETAIKICEALEKESFQVDDLSDAIGISTSRLLVSLLQLEMDGIVLQKAGKNFELL; encoded by the coding sequence ATGGGAAAGAACAAGAAGAAACGTAGGGTACTGGTTGCGCTGAGTTTAATTCCGGGGTTTGGGAGCCGGCGCATTTATAAACTGCTTAAAAACATTGACGAGCCGGAAGAAATATTCAGCCTTGGAAAAAGAAAACTCCGGTCTATTGAAGGTATTGGAGAGGCCTCTGCACTTTCGATCCTGGCGTTTGACAGCTGGGAAAAAGTGGATGCTCTCATTTCGGAGACAGAGAAAACCGGTTCTGAAATTATTACTATAGGTGATCCTGATTATCCTCCTCTTTTAAAACAAATATATGATCCTCCTGCTCTATTTTGGATTAAAGGCAATCCCGAAGCCCTTTCTAAACCGGGAGTTGCTGTTGTCGGAACAAGAAATACTTCGGCTTATGGCCGGAATATGGCGAAGAAGTTAACGGGCGAATTGGCTGAACAAGGATTGTGCATTTTTAGCGGCTTGGCGTATGGCATTGATTCGATAGCTCATCAAACTGCATTGGAACATAATGCATCTACTGTGGCCGTGCTGGGTTCAGGGATTGATAACCTGTATCCTAAAAAGAATGCTGATTTAGCGAATCGAATTGTTAAATCGGGGGGCGCTGTTATCACTGAATTTACTCTTGGAACCAATCCTGATGCAGGCAATTTTCCGGTAAGGAATCGTATTGTAAGTGGAATGAGTCTTGGGGTATTGGTTGTAGAGTCTGGTATTAAAGGGGGAAGCATGATTACAGCGGATCTTGGATTGGATCAAAACCGGGAAGTTTTTGCTGTACCACATCCACTGGGAAGTCCTTCAGGAACAGGATGTAATTATCTGATTAAGAGAGGTGCAGCTAAACTGGTTCAAACGGTAGACGACATTATGGAAGAATTACCTGTTGAGCATTCTTCCGGAGCAGAAATATCACAAGAAGAGAAAAAAGTAAACTGGCGGGATAAAGAACTTGATGAGACCGCTATAAAAATCTGTGAAGCTTTAGAAAAAGAATCATTTCAGGTAGATGATTTGAGTGATGCAATTGGAATCAGCACCAGCCGGCTTTTAGTATCTTTACTTCAGTTAGAAATGGATGGGATTGTGCTGCAGAAAGCCGGAAAGAATTTCGAGTTGCTCTGA
- the obgE gene encoding GTPase ObgE encodes MRFADYAKIYVTAGRGGDGSAHFRREKYVPKGGPDGGDGGKGGDVILVGNEQLNTILDLRYRKYVRAGNGENGAKSKSSGAAGEDEILEVPLGTVVFDADTKERLGEITDHEEKLVIAKGGKGGLGNWHFRSSTNQTPQHAQEGKPGEERTVELELKLIAEVGLVGFPNAGKSTLLSALSHAKPKIADYPFTTLEPNLGVVKFEDFRSFVMADIPGIIEEAHEGKGLGIQFLRHIERNNVLLFMVSVMTDIKYEYEALLNELKSYRKDLLDKPRILAVTKMDLKQGFELEEELHFDDEIPVIPISSATGHGIDELREKLWEYIQHGKEQEET; translated from the coding sequence ATGCGCTTTGCTGACTACGCTAAAATTTATGTAACGGCCGGAAGGGGTGGAGATGGCTCTGCTCACTTCAGAAGGGAAAAATATGTCCCAAAAGGAGGTCCTGACGGTGGAGATGGGGGCAAGGGTGGTGATGTTATCCTGGTTGGAAACGAACAGCTGAATACTATACTTGATCTCAGATACCGAAAATATGTGAGGGCCGGAAATGGGGAAAACGGGGCAAAAAGTAAAAGCTCTGGCGCTGCAGGTGAAGATGAAATTCTGGAAGTACCGCTCGGCACAGTAGTTTTTGATGCAGACACTAAAGAGAGGCTGGGTGAAATTACTGATCACGAAGAAAAACTGGTGATAGCCAAAGGTGGGAAGGGAGGCTTGGGAAACTGGCACTTTCGCAGTTCTACCAACCAAACCCCACAGCATGCCCAGGAAGGTAAACCCGGCGAAGAACGAACCGTAGAGCTGGAACTTAAACTTATAGCTGAAGTGGGATTGGTAGGGTTTCCAAATGCCGGAAAAAGTACCTTGCTTTCGGCTTTATCACATGCTAAACCAAAAATAGCCGACTATCCTTTTACTACGCTGGAGCCCAACCTTGGTGTGGTTAAATTTGAGGACTTCCGTAGTTTTGTAATGGCTGATATTCCTGGAATTATTGAAGAGGCTCACGAAGGAAAAGGGCTTGGAATTCAGTTTCTCCGGCATATTGAACGCAATAATGTGTTGCTATTTATGGTCAGCGTTATGACGGACATTAAGTACGAATATGAGGCCCTTTTAAATGAACTGAAGTCCTACCGAAAGGACCTTCTCGACAAACCCCGCATTCTTGCAGTTACTAAAATGGATTTAAAACAAGGGTTTGAGTTAGAAGAAGAACTTCACTTTGATGATGAAATTCCCGTTATTCCTATTTCGTCAGCTACTGGTCATGGTATAGACGAGCTGAGAGAGAAACTATGGGAATACATTCAACATGGGAAAGAACAAGAAGAAACGTAG